From a region of the Haloferax volcanii DS2 genome:
- a CDS encoding PQQ-like beta-propeller repeat protein — MLRLLGAGAVAGVAGCLGGDEGQTDDDFPEGVRFEDGWRTYAHDDANTAFLRDGTAISEPTIEYEPDFGIGSTEPVAADGVAYTPSDPIRALDPAAGEELWTAQGEEWTAPVVLDGIVYSLGVTVHGPNRLALYRARTGRLFRTIELPGRPRTPPAFSNDRETLFLGLDDERVCAVDIDAAEVKWTRSLFGAVRRPLAVNLHSIFVVTEGQRLYCLGTDGRARWQTPTETVETVAPVVGDERVYIAGWDRIAALERRNGDVVWEDDRGVHERLAFDGDRLYAVRGSLRALDSATGEERWRYDPEETVSAASVVGDTVYVGTGRGDLVALNRTGDGGLFGDRERWSISLGRNVGHSLAATDRRVLCPLVRDDGLPSITVVADADESSAGTTADAGGSES; from the coding sequence GTGCTTCGCCTGCTCGGAGCGGGCGCGGTCGCCGGGGTCGCCGGATGCCTCGGCGGCGACGAGGGACAGACTGACGACGACTTCCCCGAGGGCGTCCGCTTCGAAGACGGCTGGCGGACCTACGCCCACGACGACGCGAACACCGCGTTCCTCCGCGACGGAACGGCCATCTCCGAGCCGACTATCGAGTACGAACCCGACTTCGGGATAGGCTCGACCGAGCCAGTCGCCGCCGACGGGGTGGCTTACACGCCCAGCGACCCGATACGGGCGCTCGACCCGGCCGCCGGCGAGGAGTTGTGGACCGCACAGGGTGAGGAGTGGACCGCACCGGTCGTCCTCGACGGAATCGTCTACTCGCTCGGTGTGACGGTCCACGGCCCGAACCGACTCGCGCTCTACCGCGCCCGGACCGGTCGGCTGTTCCGAACTATCGAACTCCCCGGCCGCCCGCGGACGCCACCGGCGTTCTCCAACGACCGCGAGACGCTGTTTCTCGGCCTCGACGACGAGCGCGTCTGCGCGGTCGATATCGACGCCGCCGAGGTCAAATGGACGCGGTCGCTGTTCGGCGCGGTCCGGCGACCCCTCGCGGTCAACCTCCACTCGATTTTCGTGGTCACCGAGGGCCAGCGGCTCTACTGCCTCGGAACTGACGGACGTGCCCGCTGGCAGACTCCGACCGAGACGGTCGAAACCGTCGCGCCGGTCGTCGGCGACGAGCGGGTGTACATCGCCGGTTGGGACCGCATCGCCGCGCTCGAACGGCGGAACGGCGACGTGGTCTGGGAGGACGACCGCGGCGTCCACGAACGCCTCGCGTTCGACGGCGATCGCCTCTACGCGGTTCGCGGGTCGCTCCGGGCGCTCGACAGCGCGACCGGCGAGGAGCGGTGGCGCTACGACCCCGAAGAGACCGTCTCCGCCGCGAGCGTCGTCGGCGACACGGTCTACGTCGGCACGGGACGCGGCGACCTCGTCGCCCTGAACCGAACCGGCGACGGTGGCCTGTTCGGTGACCGCGAGCGCTGGTCGATTTCGCTCGGTCGTAACGTCGGCCACTCGCTGGCCGCGACCGACCGCCGGGTGCTCTGTCCGCTCGTCCGCGACGACGGCCTGCCGAGCATAACTGTCGTCGCCGACGCCGACGAGTCGAGCGCGGGAACGACCGCGGACGCCGGCGGGTCGGAGTCGTGA
- a CDS encoding outer membrane protein assembly factor BamB family protein, with the protein MTNPDARLSRRAFLGTLGTGAAVGLAGCVGGDEGSTGDGRADWPHPYFSPEGTGYNPRATGPASKPSESWGIEVNGLELARPVVFDETVYLATSERLRAFSAADGTELWSVESDTQSGFRSSVTVDSERVYVGHSGARTGVLAYTHDGEEAWHAPTASSVWAPVVRPEPDRDCLYTADTAGNLYRVRASDGSVEWREELFGPVRSLAARDDTVVAGTEGGEVVTFRDEGVERGLTGNWRTKHPGGVQSLAVAGSGDVFAGFFGAGVARLSGGLRAGAVAWHQEDPSPHGSLVVGPRRIFSTDGAGLDAFDRREGSPAWQAGDDFFAPPAGAGDTIFVSDTSDDGGVVAYDAGGGVGLDDTRIGAERWRYDLAGRALTGPTPAGDALFVVESGGDDGPRRLVALRAG; encoded by the coding sequence GTGACGAACCCCGACGCGAGACTATCGAGACGGGCGTTCCTCGGGACTCTCGGAACCGGCGCAGCCGTCGGTCTCGCGGGCTGTGTCGGTGGCGATGAGGGCTCCACGGGCGACGGGCGCGCCGACTGGCCGCATCCGTATTTCTCGCCGGAGGGAACGGGCTACAACCCCCGTGCGACCGGCCCGGCGTCGAAGCCGAGCGAGTCGTGGGGCATCGAGGTGAACGGCCTCGAACTGGCACGCCCGGTCGTGTTCGACGAGACGGTGTATCTCGCGACCAGCGAGCGCCTCCGGGCGTTTTCGGCCGCCGATGGCACCGAGCTGTGGTCGGTCGAAAGCGACACTCAGAGCGGCTTCCGCTCGTCGGTGACGGTCGATTCGGAGCGCGTCTACGTCGGCCATTCCGGGGCCAGAACCGGCGTGCTCGCGTACACCCATGACGGCGAAGAAGCGTGGCACGCGCCGACCGCGTCGAGCGTCTGGGCACCCGTCGTCCGACCCGAACCGGACCGCGACTGTCTCTACACCGCTGACACCGCGGGGAACCTCTACCGCGTCCGCGCCAGCGACGGGAGCGTCGAGTGGCGCGAGGAACTGTTCGGCCCGGTTCGGTCCCTCGCGGCTCGGGACGACACCGTCGTCGCCGGCACGGAGGGCGGCGAGGTGGTCACGTTCCGCGACGAGGGCGTCGAGCGCGGCCTGACCGGGAACTGGCGAACCAAACACCCGGGCGGCGTGCAGTCGCTCGCAGTCGCCGGGTCGGGCGACGTGTTCGCAGGCTTCTTCGGCGCGGGCGTCGCCCGACTCAGCGGCGGCCTCCGCGCCGGTGCGGTGGCCTGGCACCAAGAAGACCCCTCGCCCCACGGCTCGCTCGTCGTCGGCCCCCGGCGCATCTTTTCGACCGACGGGGCCGGCCTCGACGCCTTCGACAGGCGCGAGGGGTCGCCCGCGTGGCAGGCCGGCGACGACTTCTTCGCCCCGCCCGCCGGTGCCGGCGACACGATATTCGTCTCGGACACGAGCGACGACGGCGGCGTCGTCGCCTACGATGCCGGGGGCGGCGTCGGCCTCGACGACACCCGAATCGGGGCCGAGCGCTGGCGCTACGACCTCGCGGGGCGCGCCTTGACCGGTCCGACGCCGGCGGGCGACGCGCTGTTCGTCGTCGAATCCGGCGGCGACGACGGACCACGGCGACTCGTCGCGTTGCGGGCCGGGTAA
- the deoC gene encoding deoxyribose-phosphate aldolase has protein sequence MNRADLAARIDHTVLGPETTMADVEAVLDAAAEWGMNACIPPCYVAEASEYAPDVLLATVVGFPHGQHTTTAKREEAVDAWQAGADELDMVINVGRLKAGDDELVTEDISEVVAAVPVPVKVIIETALLTEEEKHRACEAAAEADAAFVKTSTGFADGGATVEDVALMAEYLPVKASGGVGSYDEAVAMFEAGAERIGASSGVDIVSGAPEE, from the coding sequence ATGAACCGAGCCGACCTCGCCGCCCGCATCGACCACACGGTCCTCGGACCCGAGACGACGATGGCCGACGTGGAGGCCGTCCTCGACGCCGCCGCCGAGTGGGGGATGAACGCCTGCATCCCGCCGTGCTACGTCGCCGAGGCGAGCGAGTACGCCCCGGACGTGTTGCTGGCGACGGTCGTCGGCTTCCCCCACGGTCAGCACACGACGACGGCCAAGCGCGAGGAGGCCGTCGACGCGTGGCAGGCCGGCGCGGACGAACTGGACATGGTCATCAACGTCGGTCGGCTCAAAGCCGGCGACGACGAACTCGTGACCGAGGACATCTCGGAGGTCGTCGCCGCCGTCCCGGTTCCCGTGAAAGTCATCATCGAGACGGCGCTTCTCACCGAGGAAGAGAAACACCGCGCCTGCGAGGCGGCCGCCGAGGCCGACGCCGCCTTCGTCAAGACCTCCACCGGCTTCGCCGACGGCGGCGCGACGGTCGAGGACGTGGCACTCATGGCCGAGTACCTGCCCGTCAAGGCCTCCGGCGGCGTCGGCTCCTACGACGAGGCGGTCGCCATGTTCGAAGCCGGCGCGGAGCGCATCGGCGCGTCGTCGGGCGTCGACATCGTCTCCGGCGCGCCCGAGGAGTAG
- a CDS encoding DUF63 family protein translates to MAILPEGFALPPLPYLVALVAGLVGVGVGLTRTRPTVTPAHVLALVPWMVSGSALHVLYVVDALPPAVEPLAGTPAVYLSVAVVAGATWLALDAADLASPQTLAAPGLLVAAGLAGFALFIGLAAGTLSVVWPGTALVAALVVTPLTWRVVTRLAPEAAAAGSLGLLALFGHALDALSTAVGVDVLGFGERTPLSRVILDAAAALPTAEVIGVGWLFVLVKLAVAGFVVALLADYVREDPTEGSLLLGLVAAVGLGPGVHNLLLFAIAG, encoded by the coding sequence ATGGCCATCCTCCCCGAGGGGTTCGCGCTCCCGCCGCTCCCCTACCTCGTCGCCCTCGTCGCGGGACTCGTCGGCGTCGGCGTCGGACTGACTCGCACGCGCCCGACGGTCACGCCCGCGCACGTCCTCGCGCTCGTCCCGTGGATGGTGTCGGGGTCGGCGCTGCACGTCCTCTACGTCGTCGACGCGCTCCCGCCCGCGGTCGAACCGCTCGCCGGCACGCCCGCGGTCTACCTCTCCGTGGCCGTCGTCGCCGGCGCGACGTGGCTCGCGCTCGACGCGGCCGACCTCGCCTCGCCGCAGACGCTCGCGGCTCCGGGGCTGCTCGTCGCCGCCGGCCTCGCCGGCTTCGCGCTCTTTATCGGCCTCGCCGCCGGGACGCTCTCGGTCGTCTGGCCCGGTACCGCACTCGTCGCCGCGCTCGTCGTCACCCCGCTGACGTGGCGGGTCGTGACGCGACTCGCACCCGAGGCGGCCGCCGCGGGGTCGCTCGGACTCCTCGCACTCTTCGGGCACGCCCTCGACGCGCTGTCGACCGCCGTCGGCGTCGACGTGCTCGGCTTCGGCGAGCGGACGCCGCTGTCGCGCGTCATCCTCGACGCCGCCGCGGCGCTCCCGACCGCGGAGGTCATCGGCGTCGGCTGGCTGTTCGTCCTCGTGAAACTCGCCGTCGCCGGCTTCGTGGTCGCCCTCCTCGCCGACTACGTCCGCGAGGACCCGACCGAGGGGTCGCTCCTGTTGGGCCTCGTCGCCGCCGTCGGCCTCGGCCCCGGCGTCCACAACCTCCTGTTGTTCGCCATCGCCGGCTGA
- a CDS encoding carbohydrate kinase family protein codes for MSRVICAGHVNWDVTLRVDALPEPDGEATVESRVGAGGGSAANVASGLVGLDVPAALLGSVGDDEHGHAAVAELASKGVDCRHVVSVDGGPTTVKYIVVDAAGEVFVLGSPGVNEAFEATDLPTDPLAAADHLHLTSQSPETAATLARRAHEEDTTVSFDPGRRVGDRGYADALREVDFVFLNDREAATALGEAAVQRGRDAAADPVSDVAEALAQTTLVLKHGPRGAEVRDGDDRHVHPGYPIDAVDTTGAGDAFASGFIAARLDGATYERALAVANACGALTAAEPGARTQLSWRRLDDLIEG; via the coding sequence ATGTCCCGTGTCATCTGCGCCGGCCACGTCAACTGGGACGTCACCCTCCGCGTGGACGCCCTGCCGGAGCCCGACGGCGAGGCGACCGTCGAGTCGCGGGTCGGCGCGGGCGGCGGCAGCGCCGCCAACGTCGCCAGCGGCCTCGTCGGCCTCGACGTGCCCGCCGCGCTCCTGGGGAGCGTCGGCGACGACGAACACGGCCACGCCGCCGTCGCCGAACTCGCCTCGAAGGGCGTCGACTGCCGCCACGTCGTCAGCGTCGACGGCGGCCCGACCACGGTCAAGTACATCGTCGTCGACGCCGCGGGCGAGGTGTTCGTCCTCGGCTCGCCCGGCGTCAACGAGGCGTTCGAGGCGACCGACCTCCCGACCGACCCGCTCGCGGCCGCCGACCACCTCCACCTGACGAGCCAGTCGCCCGAGACGGCCGCGACGCTCGCCAGACGGGCCCACGAGGAGGATACGACGGTCAGCTTCGACCCCGGGCGGCGCGTCGGCGACCGGGGCTACGCCGACGCCCTCCGCGAGGTGGACTTCGTCTTTCTCAACGACCGCGAGGCCGCCACCGCGCTCGGTGAAGCGGCGGTCCAGCGCGGACGAGACGCCGCCGCAGACCCCGTCTCAGACGTGGCCGAGGCGCTCGCGCAGACGACGCTCGTTCTCAAACACGGCCCGCGCGGCGCGGAGGTCAGAGACGGCGACGACCGACACGTCCACCCGGGCTACCCTATCGACGCGGTTGACACGACCGGCGCGGGCGACGCCTTCGCCTCGGGCTTCATCGCGGCCCGCCTCGACGGGGCGACCTACGAGCGGGCGCTGGCGGTCGCCAACGCCTGCGGCGCGCTCACCGCGGCCGAACCGGGCGCGCGGACGCAACTCAGTTGGCGGCGGCTGGACGACCTCATCGAGGGCTGA
- a CDS encoding nucleoside phosphorylase codes for MAKQPHLLVEEGDVNDIALIPGDPGRVDRIAKQCENVEEVAQNREYKVVNAEYEGVPLTISSTGIGCPSAAIAIEELARVGVETFIRVGTIGALQADIEVGDMIVATGAAKEEGTSKRYESEVYPAVPDYDVLTSLVDSAEANDEDVHVGPIVSDDAFYNESDEYVEDWNDAGLLAIEMEAATVFSLARRRGLRAGAICTVDGNLVAGTQKGADSDEELPEKAKNNVERAISISLDAVADLA; via the coding sequence ATGGCGAAACAGCCCCACCTCCTCGTCGAAGAAGGCGACGTGAACGACATCGCGCTCATCCCGGGCGACCCCGGGCGCGTCGACCGCATCGCAAAGCAGTGCGAGAACGTCGAGGAAGTCGCGCAGAACCGCGAGTACAAGGTCGTCAACGCCGAGTACGAGGGCGTCCCGCTCACCATCTCCTCGACCGGCATCGGCTGTCCCTCGGCCGCCATCGCCATCGAGGAACTCGCCCGCGTCGGCGTGGAGACGTTCATCCGCGTCGGCACTATCGGCGCGCTGCAAGCGGACATCGAAGTCGGTGATATGATCGTCGCCACGGGCGCGGCCAAGGAGGAAGGTACCTCGAAGCGCTACGAGTCCGAGGTGTACCCGGCCGTCCCCGACTACGACGTGCTCACCTCGCTCGTCGACTCGGCCGAAGCCAACGACGAGGACGTCCACGTCGGCCCCATCGTCTCCGACGACGCGTTCTACAACGAGTCCGACGAGTACGTCGAAGACTGGAACGACGCCGGCCTGCTCGCCATCGAGATGGAGGCCGCGACGGTGTTCTCGCTCGCCCGCCGTCGGGGGCTCCGCGCCGGCGCTATCTGCACGGTCGACGGCAACCTCGTCGCCGGCACGCAGAAGGGAGCCGACTCGGACGAGGAACTCCCCGAGAAGGCGAAGAACAACGTCGAGCGCGCCATCTCCATCTCGCTCGACGCCGTTGCCGACCTCGCGTAG